Proteins encoded by one window of Paenibacillus sp. DCT19:
- a CDS encoding acyl-CoA synthetase → MKERLHLNFEQWISPESYNLTSEMENHPSDRIALRWLSDHQELEEITYGDLFKQANRLAGGLRDLGLEKGDRVLVMVPRRIIAYVIYIACLKLGIAVIPSSEMLRAKDLEYRLRHSEARAVIVWSETTAEVEKMNSDLPSLAHRIVASPHGDTGVPAEGWVNVEKLMQGQSDEMAAVETHRDDIAILAYTSGTTGNPKGVVHSHGWGYAHLRIASSLWLDIQPSDTVWATAAPGWQKWIWSPFLSVLGRGATGLVYNGSFHPKRYLQLMQEHEISVLCCTPTEYRLMAKTDDLGHYDLSKLRSAVSAGEPLNQEVIEIFQRHFNLTIRDGYGQTESTLLIGSLSGAPIRIGSMGQSITPGLIEIIDEDGQPQPAGQVGDIAVHKDMPALFREYYQDAGRKEASQRGDYFVTGDRARKDEEGFFWFEGRSDDIIISSGYTIGPFEVEEALMKHGSVKECAVVASPDEIRGHVVKAFVVLRDEALASPELVRELQNHVKEWTAPYKYPRKIEFVTDLPKTSSGKIRRIELREQEKRNV, encoded by the coding sequence ATGAAGGAGAGGCTCCATTTGAACTTTGAACAGTGGATTTCGCCTGAAAGCTATAACCTGACATCCGAGATGGAGAATCACCCGTCAGATCGGATTGCACTTAGATGGCTCAGCGATCATCAAGAGTTGGAAGAGATCACATACGGTGATTTATTTAAGCAGGCCAACCGTCTTGCTGGTGGATTACGTGACTTAGGATTGGAGAAGGGCGATCGGGTGCTGGTCATGGTACCACGCCGTATTATTGCCTATGTTATTTACATTGCTTGCCTGAAGCTGGGCATTGCTGTGATCCCTTCTTCCGAGATGCTGCGAGCGAAGGATTTGGAATATCGTCTGCGGCACTCTGAAGCCCGTGCAGTGATTGTGTGGTCTGAGACAACAGCAGAAGTGGAGAAGATGAATTCAGATCTGCCATCACTCGCACACCGGATCGTTGCATCACCTCATGGTGACACTGGCGTACCGGCCGAAGGCTGGGTGAACGTGGAGAAGTTAATGCAAGGTCAATCTGATGAGATGGCTGCGGTAGAAACACATCGTGATGATATCGCGATTCTTGCGTATACCTCAGGAACAACCGGTAATCCCAAAGGAGTTGTACATAGCCATGGTTGGGGATATGCTCACCTGCGGATCGCTTCTTCGTTATGGCTAGATATCCAGCCATCAGATACCGTGTGGGCAACCGCAGCACCTGGATGGCAAAAATGGATCTGGAGTCCGTTCCTCTCTGTACTCGGAAGAGGTGCAACAGGGCTGGTCTACAATGGATCATTCCATCCCAAGCGTTACCTACAACTCATGCAGGAACATGAGATCAGTGTACTCTGTTGTACACCGACGGAATATCGATTAATGGCAAAAACAGATGATCTGGGACACTATGACTTGTCCAAGCTCCGTAGTGCCGTATCTGCTGGTGAGCCGCTTAATCAGGAAGTTATTGAAATATTCCAACGACATTTTAACCTCACGATTCGGGACGGCTATGGACAGACGGAAAGTACGTTGCTTATTGGAAGCTTAAGTGGTGCGCCTATTCGAATTGGATCCATGGGTCAATCCATCACACCAGGTCTGATTGAAATTATAGATGAAGATGGTCAGCCGCAGCCAGCTGGACAAGTTGGAGATATCGCGGTGCATAAAGATATGCCAGCATTGTTCCGTGAGTATTATCAGGATGCTGGACGCAAGGAAGCTAGCCAACGGGGCGATTATTTTGTAACAGGAGATCGCGCACGTAAGGATGAGGAAGGCTTCTTCTGGTTTGAAGGTCGGAGTGACGATATTATTATCAGTTCAGGGTATACGATCGGGCCATTTGAAGTCGAAGAAGCCCTTATGAAGCATGGCAGCGTGAAGGAATGTGCGGTGGTGGCAAGCCCAGATGAGATCCGAGGACATGTGGTGAAAGCCTTTGTCGTTCTTCGAGATGAAGCACTGGCTTCACCGGAACTGGTACGTGAATTGCAAAATCATGTCAAAGAGTGGACGGCACCTTACAAATATCCACGTAAAATTGAATTTGTTACCGATCTGCCAAAAACAAGCTCAGGTAAGATTCGCCGGATTGAACTGCGTGAACAGGAAAAACGAAACGTATAA
- a CDS encoding aldo/keto reductase: MPYTANSERYNEMNYVRSGKSGIKLPQIALGLWQNFGGNRTMDVQTEMILRAFDLGINHFDLANNYGPPPGSAEENFGVIFKKHLRPYRDELLISSKAGYHMWEGPYGEWGSRKNLIASLDQSLSRMGLEYVDIFYHHRPDPETPLEETMAALDHIVRQGKALYVGLSNYNAEQTQEAVTILRRLGTPCLVHQPNYSMLNRWIEDGLQDVLDEQGVGSIAFCPLGRGQLTNKYVEKIIAERANPTGNLKVEAYTDERIAKFEALQAVAERRGQTISQLSLNWILRGNRVTSALIGASRVSQIEENVAALKAPELTTEELNEIDRILDGIGNYPW; the protein is encoded by the coding sequence ATGCCCTATACTGCAAATAGTGAACGATACAACGAAATGAATTATGTCCGCTCCGGTAAATCCGGAATCAAGCTGCCTCAGATCGCACTAGGATTATGGCAAAATTTTGGCGGCAATCGCACCATGGATGTTCAGACAGAAATGATCCTTCGTGCCTTCGATCTGGGCATTAATCATTTTGATCTGGCCAACAATTATGGACCACCTCCGGGGTCGGCAGAAGAGAACTTTGGTGTCATTTTCAAAAAGCATCTGCGTCCTTACCGGGATGAACTGCTGATCTCAAGCAAGGCTGGATATCATATGTGGGAAGGTCCTTACGGCGAATGGGGCTCTCGCAAAAACTTGATTGCTAGCCTCGATCAAAGTCTCAGCAGAATGGGACTTGAGTATGTCGATATTTTCTACCACCACCGTCCAGACCCTGAGACACCACTGGAAGAAACGATGGCTGCTCTCGATCATATTGTAAGACAAGGCAAAGCATTATACGTGGGCTTGTCCAACTACAATGCTGAGCAGACGCAAGAAGCCGTTACGATTCTTCGCCGTCTGGGCACGCCATGTCTGGTTCACCAGCCGAACTACTCCATGCTGAATCGCTGGATTGAAGACGGACTTCAGGATGTGTTGGACGAACAAGGTGTGGGGTCAATTGCGTTCTGTCCTCTTGGCCGCGGACAGTTAACGAATAAGTATGTTGAGAAGATTATTGCAGAACGGGCTAACCCAACAGGGAATTTGAAAGTAGAGGCTTATACCGACGAACGGATTGCCAAGTTCGAAGCGCTTCAAGCTGTTGCTGAACGTAGAGGACAGACGATATCCCAGCTTTCACTAAACTGGATTCTACGTGGCAACCGTGTGACCTCAGCTCTGATCGGTGCAAGCCGCGTGTCACAGATCGAAGAGAACGTAGCAGCTCTCAAGGCACCGGAATTAACAACAGAAGAGCTGAACGAGATTGATCGCATCTTGGACGGTATTGGAAATTATCCTTGGTAA
- a CDS encoding AraC family transcriptional regulator, with translation MITYMFKNNQFQELQLLHYGTEPCTPGHSFGPAMRDYYKIHYILNGKGTFQVGGQTFELHKGQGFLIVPHSVVHYEADQDEPWEYSWVAFQGSNVVTLLQQACLSEQCPIFELHNDDELRSCLHRMISSRNTHKGWEISMTGLLYQYFAVLIDQASETTLPMMQDYTKDTYVTQVIDFIEMNYANAITVQAIASHVGLQRSYLCSLFKDLIGSSIQSYLVNYRMRRAAELTLDPSLSIGDIARSVGYLDQLLFSKMFKKVMGQSPTQYRKQKTAPSPIHS, from the coding sequence GTGATTACGTATATGTTCAAGAACAATCAATTTCAGGAGCTGCAGCTGCTCCATTATGGCACCGAGCCTTGCACACCAGGGCACAGTTTTGGCCCAGCGATGCGTGATTACTACAAAATTCATTACATTTTGAATGGCAAAGGTACTTTCCAGGTCGGAGGGCAAACCTTCGAATTACACAAAGGACAAGGATTTCTCATCGTGCCTCATTCAGTTGTTCATTATGAAGCTGACCAAGATGAACCATGGGAATATAGCTGGGTAGCTTTTCAAGGGAGCAATGTCGTTACTTTATTACAACAAGCTTGCCTGTCTGAACAGTGTCCGATCTTCGAACTTCATAATGATGATGAACTGCGCTCGTGTCTGCATCGCATGATTAGCTCTAGAAATACACATAAAGGCTGGGAAATTAGTATGACCGGCTTGTTATACCAATACTTCGCTGTGCTAATTGATCAAGCTAGTGAAACGACTCTTCCGATGATGCAGGACTATACGAAGGATACGTATGTTACGCAGGTCATTGATTTTATTGAGATGAACTATGCTAATGCGATCACGGTTCAAGCTATTGCCTCCCATGTTGGGCTACAAAGAAGTTACCTGTGCTCACTCTTCAAAGATCTGATCGGAAGCAGTATTCAGTCCTACCTCGTAAATTACCGCATGCGTAGAGCAGCTGAACTGACGCTTGATCCCAGTCTAAGTATTGGTGACATTGCTCGGTCCGTCGGATATCTGGATCAATTGCTCTTCTCCAAGATGTTCAAGAAGGTCATGGGACAATCTCCAACTCAGTATCGCAAACAAAAAACAGCACCTTCCCCAATTCATAGTTAA
- a CDS encoding Asp23/Gls24 family envelope stress response protein — protein sequence MTEIVPVTYHEPEYIEPQPALIGAVHIATDVVSKIVGIAAQTTVGISSMSSGLTEGIAKSISGKSLQKGIDVIVKEERASIQLRIILQYGCRMHEVCRELQHNVQQAVENFTGIFVDEIKVHVVGVSMQEQQV from the coding sequence ATGACTGAAATCGTACCTGTAACTTATCATGAACCTGAATATATTGAACCTCAGCCAGCTCTAATTGGCGCAGTTCATATTGCTACGGATGTTGTATCCAAAATTGTAGGCATAGCTGCACAGACAACCGTGGGAATATCGTCCATGTCTTCTGGCTTAACAGAAGGCATTGCGAAGAGCATTAGTGGCAAGAGCCTGCAAAAAGGCATTGATGTGATTGTAAAAGAAGAGCGGGCATCGATTCAATTAAGAATTATTTTGCAATATGGTTGTCGTATGCATGAGGTCTGCCGTGAACTGCAGCACAATGTGCAGCAGGCTGTAGAGAATTTCACAGGAATATTCGTTGATGAAATTAAGGTTCATGTGGTGGGCGTATCCATGCAGGAACAGCAGGTTTAA
- a CDS encoding AI-2E family transporter, with the protein MFKVKNSFARFSIGLALVLINIYLLSKVSFIFQPLVTMITVITVPMMLSVFFYYLLRPLVNYMERKKLNRTASILLIYLIFGILLVLFVVGLWPSLRQQLINLVENAPNLLNSLSVQLKALEQNGVITTLFPDNSTPFSQITDYINKGFNFVTDYVSGLISLISSFAIILFTFPIILFYMLKQGEKFGRILASIAPKRFQKDSREVVLEIDQALSGFIVGRVLVNLALGVLMYIGFLIIGLPYALLLTVIAVIMNFVPFIGAIVSSIPIVIMGLVVSPSVAIWSLIIILVAQQIQDNLVAPYVFGKKLDIHPLTTIILVLGAGDLGGIIAILIIIPFYMILKILLVRIYNLFFKEKWQNA; encoded by the coding sequence GATCAACATCTATCTATTATCCAAAGTGAGCTTCATATTCCAGCCATTAGTTACGATGATTACGGTAATTACTGTGCCGATGATGCTTTCGGTTTTCTTTTATTATTTACTGAGGCCTTTGGTTAATTATATGGAGAGAAAGAAGCTTAACCGAACGGCCAGTATCCTGCTGATCTATCTGATCTTTGGCATCTTGCTTGTGCTGTTTGTTGTGGGGTTATGGCCATCCTTGCGTCAGCAATTGATCAATCTAGTGGAAAATGCGCCAAACCTGCTTAATTCACTAAGTGTTCAGCTCAAAGCATTAGAACAAAACGGTGTAATTACGACCTTGTTCCCGGATAATTCAACGCCGTTCTCTCAAATTACAGACTACATCAATAAAGGATTCAACTTCGTGACGGACTACGTTAGTGGTCTCATCTCGCTGATTTCCAGTTTTGCTATTATCCTGTTCACCTTCCCAATCATTCTGTTCTATATGTTGAAACAAGGAGAGAAATTTGGTCGTATCCTCGCTTCGATTGCGCCCAAGCGTTTTCAGAAGGATAGTCGTGAAGTGGTGCTGGAGATTGATCAGGCGCTCAGTGGATTTATCGTAGGAAGAGTGCTTGTAAACCTGGCATTAGGTGTATTAATGTATATAGGTTTTCTAATCATCGGTTTACCGTACGCACTGTTGTTGACCGTCATTGCTGTCATTATGAACTTTGTTCCATTTATCGGTGCGATCGTATCTTCGATTCCTATTGTGATCATGGGACTCGTCGTATCGCCTTCAGTGGCGATCTGGTCACTCATTATTATTCTTGTGGCGCAGCAGATTCAAGATAATCTAGTTGCTCCGTATGTATTCGGCAAAAAGCTGGATATTCACCCGCTCACAACCATTATCTTGGTACTCGGTGCGGGGGACTTGGGCGGAATTATAGCTATTCTTATCATTATTCCGTTCTATATGATTCTTAAAATCTTGTTGGTACGTATCTACAATTTGTTCTTTAAGGAAAAATGGCAAAATGCCTAG